Proteins encoded by one window of Emticicia oligotrophica DSM 17448:
- a CDS encoding TetR/AcrR family transcriptional regulator yields the protein MPIQKITREEILLKSADVFRVKGYHNTSMQDLAEACGLLKGSLYYHFPSKEMLMKDLLESIHRLLMEKIFPIAQDEALSPEERMEKLLKKMGKLLLEKEGGCLIGNTTLETVGVVPEFQPVLRTIMDDWTKALQTIFVNKKSPEQSFRLAQQTIMEFEGATMFTKLYGDKQFLYDTFARTMMKLN from the coding sequence ATGCCAATTCAAAAAATTACAAGAGAAGAAATATTGCTAAAATCGGCCGATGTTTTTCGGGTGAAAGGGTATCATAATACCTCTATGCAAGACCTTGCTGAAGCCTGTGGTTTATTGAAAGGAAGTCTTTATTATCATTTTCCGAGTAAGGAAATGCTCATGAAAGACTTGCTGGAGTCGATTCATCGCTTGTTAATGGAAAAAATTTTCCCGATTGCTCAAGATGAAGCCTTATCTCCCGAAGAAAGGATGGAAAAGCTCTTGAAAAAGATGGGAAAATTGCTTTTGGAAAAAGAAGGTGGCTGCCTAATTGGTAATACAACGCTCGAAACTGTGGGTGTTGTACCTGAATTTCAGCCCGTTCTCCGAACAATTATGGACGATTGGACCAAGGCTTTACAAACAATTTTTGTCAATAAAAAAAGTCCAGAACAATCATTTCGCTTAGCTCAACAAACCATCATGGAATTTGAGGGAGCAACGATGTTTACGAAACTTTATGGTGACAAACAGTTCCTATACGATACGTTTGCCAGAACCATGATGAAATTGAATTGA
- a CDS encoding alpha/beta hydrolase family protein has protein sequence MQKLKIRCEDGVELAAILLEPEEPKAVVQLWVGTGAKKEFYIPFAKFLVEHSYAVCTFDYRGTCESAPASLKDCTYNYIEYGTQDMPAVLDFLDKKYPSLPKLLLGHSVGGMNFGLMHNYQKLSGVVAVGSGSGYWRNMPLGYRLQTLFFFYIFRPISVALTGYVAAKRFGIMEDLPRNIVKDWADWCSKPDYFWDEKFFQKSVPQGHYHELSFPIAHFWASDDPIANERNVPLLLKHFKTDKGLTSEKLVPAELGVKKIDHFGFFKRQFRDTIWLKILEKLEKMQ, from the coding sequence ATGCAAAAGCTAAAAATCAGGTGTGAAGATGGCGTTGAGTTGGCGGCCATTCTATTGGAGCCAGAAGAACCCAAAGCTGTGGTGCAGCTTTGGGTTGGTACTGGAGCAAAGAAAGAATTCTACATTCCGTTTGCTAAGTTTTTAGTTGAGCATTCTTATGCAGTTTGCACATTTGATTACCGTGGTACTTGCGAATCTGCACCTGCATCACTAAAAGACTGTACCTATAACTATATTGAGTATGGAACACAAGATATGCCCGCTGTTTTAGATTTTTTAGATAAAAAGTATCCGTCTTTGCCAAAATTATTGCTTGGACACAGTGTTGGAGGAATGAACTTTGGCTTGATGCATAATTATCAAAAACTCAGTGGTGTGGTGGCTGTTGGTTCGGGTTCGGGCTATTGGAGAAATATGCCTTTAGGTTATCGCCTGCAAACGCTTTTCTTTTTCTATATATTCCGTCCGATTAGTGTGGCTTTGACAGGATATGTGGCGGCCAAACGTTTTGGAATAATGGAAGATTTACCAAGAAATATCGTGAAAGATTGGGCTGATTGGTGTAGTAAACCAGATTATTTTTGGGATGAAAAATTTTTCCAAAAGAGCGTTCCACAAGGGCATTACCATGAATTAAGTTTCCCAATTGCTCATTTTTGGGCCTCTGACGACCCCATTGCCAATGAGCGAAACGTGCCACTTTTGTTGAAGCATTTCAAAACTGATAAAGGATTAACTTCCGAAAAACTTGTTCCTGCGGAATTGGGTGTAAAAAAAATCGACCATTTTGGTTTTTTCAAACGACAATTTAGGGATACAATTTGGCTGAAAATTTTAGAAAAATTAGAAAAAATGCAGTAG
- a CDS encoding DinB family protein encodes MTKEELKKALEECYQTIVSDVENIEESRFFAPIGEKWSIAENILHLTQSVKGLNQGLALPKTFLEQQFGKIDRPTLSYEGLVERYLTALGTGVTARGGFVPQMPENPSKMVLIESFKKHHQTLSDLLDNYSEADLDEYCIKHPLLKNLTIREFYYFMHYHILHHRKAILRYREL; translated from the coding sequence ATGACAAAAGAAGAACTAAAAAAAGCATTAGAAGAATGCTATCAAACAATTGTTTCGGATGTAGAAAACATCGAAGAAAGCCGCTTTTTTGCACCAATCGGAGAAAAATGGTCAATTGCCGAAAATATACTGCACCTAACTCAGTCGGTGAAAGGTTTGAATCAAGGTTTGGCTCTACCAAAGACTTTTCTTGAACAACAGTTTGGTAAAATAGACCGTCCAACATTATCGTATGAAGGCTTAGTAGAGCGATATTTGACTGCTTTGGGGACAGGTGTGACGGCCAGAGGAGGCTTTGTGCCACAAATGCCTGAGAATCCTTCAAAAATGGTTTTAATAGAAAGTTTCAAAAAACATCACCAAACTTTATCAGACTTGCTTGACAATTATTCAGAAGCTGATTTAGATGAATATTGTATCAAGCATCCATTGCTTAAAAATCTGACTATCAGAGAGTTTTATTATTTTATGCATTATCATATCTTGCACCATCGCAAGGCAATACTTCGTTATAGAGAATTATAA
- a CDS encoding RNA polymerase sigma factor, with protein sequence MGKIQVNDSELVSAYIRGNEKAFATLVQRYKSKVYTTIYLVVKDQYVAEDLLQDTFIKAVEVLRDGKYNEEGKFLPWVLRIAHNLAIDYFRREKRYPTVVFEDGSNVFNTLEFAEDSIESMQIKRESHEHLRDLIKRLPDQQREVLVMRHYDDMSFQEIADATGVSINTALGRMRYALINLRKMMGKSAYAYDTNLYQHAE encoded by the coding sequence ATGGGAAAAATCCAAGTTAACGACAGTGAGCTTGTATCAGCGTATATCCGTGGCAACGAAAAAGCATTTGCTACGCTTGTTCAACGTTACAAATCAAAAGTATATACCACGATTTACCTTGTTGTAAAAGACCAGTACGTAGCCGAAGATTTGCTTCAAGATACATTTATCAAAGCAGTTGAGGTATTACGCGATGGGAAATATAACGAAGAAGGAAAATTCTTGCCGTGGGTGCTCAGAATTGCTCATAACCTTGCGATAGACTATTTCCGTAGAGAGAAACGCTATCCGACCGTAGTGTTTGAAGACGGAAGTAATGTGTTTAACACTCTTGAATTTGCTGAAGATTCAATCGAATCAATGCAAATTAAACGTGAATCGCACGAACACTTGCGTGATTTAATCAAAAGATTACCTGACCAGCAGCGTGAGGTTTTGGTGATGCGTCATTACGATGACATGTCGTTCCAAGAAATTGCCGATGCTACTGGCGTGAGTATCAATACTGCGTTAGGAAGAATGCGTTATGCTCTCATCAATCTTAGAAAAATGATGGGAAAATCAGCGTATGCTTATGACACAAACCTTTACCAGCACGCAGAATGA
- a CDS encoding M1 family metallopeptidase, which yields MKLLKLTYFFLPFLSAIGACGQKSKETFTREDSLRGSITPERVWWDLKYYELRVKVNPAEKAIAGSTTVFYEVLKPYQTIQIDLQPPLQIEKVTQDGQELSFKKDGANAYMISLKKAQVKGKNESIVVTYSGKPIVAKRPPWDGGFQWVKDKAGNDFVATSCQGLGSSAWWPCKDHMYDECDSMLVSITAPKGLMDVSNGRLRKTTENADGTKTFDWFVKNPINNYGVNVNIGNYVHFGEIYDGEKGKLTMDYYVLPENLDKAKEQFKQAGMMMKAFEHWFGPYPFYEDGYKLVEVPYLGMEHQSSVTYGNKYQNGYLGRDLSGTGWGLKWDFIIIHESGHEWFANNITYKDVADMWIHESFTNYSESLYTEYYFGKKAASEYVIGTRKGIRNDIPIIGSYDVNKSGSGDMYPKGGNMLHTIRQITNNDEKWRQILRGLNKTFYHQTVTTQQIEDYLSKNVGRDLDKIFDQYLRDVRIPVLEYSLENNKISYRWNNCVEGFDMPVKVTIDGGKEEFIYPTTAWKIIKGKSELKVDENFYVTTKLVTK from the coding sequence ATGAAATTGCTAAAGCTCACTTATTTTTTCCTTCCTTTTCTTTCAGCTATCGGAGCCTGTGGCCAAAAATCTAAAGAAACATTTACTCGTGAAGATTCACTACGTGGGAGCATCACACCTGAGCGTGTGTGGTGGGATTTGAAATATTACGAACTTCGAGTAAAAGTAAATCCAGCCGAAAAAGCAATTGCTGGTAGCACAACTGTATTTTATGAAGTGCTAAAGCCCTACCAAACTATTCAAATTGACCTTCAACCACCTTTACAAATAGAGAAAGTTACACAAGATGGACAAGAACTTTCTTTCAAAAAAGACGGAGCAAATGCCTACATGATTTCGTTGAAAAAAGCCCAAGTAAAAGGCAAAAACGAGTCAATCGTGGTGACTTATTCTGGAAAACCAATTGTAGCGAAGCGTCCACCTTGGGATGGCGGCTTTCAATGGGTGAAAGATAAAGCGGGCAACGATTTTGTGGCTACTTCGTGCCAAGGATTAGGGTCGAGTGCTTGGTGGCCTTGTAAAGACCACATGTATGACGAATGTGATAGTATGCTCGTCAGTATTACCGCACCAAAAGGTTTGATGGATGTGTCGAATGGAAGGCTTAGAAAAACTACCGAAAATGCCGATGGAACAAAAACTTTCGATTGGTTTGTGAAGAATCCTATCAATAATTATGGAGTAAATGTAAACATTGGTAATTATGTGCATTTTGGAGAAATCTATGATGGCGAAAAGGGGAAACTAACGATGGATTATTATGTTTTGCCCGAAAATCTTGACAAAGCTAAAGAGCAATTCAAGCAAGCAGGCATGATGATGAAGGCTTTTGAACATTGGTTTGGCCCATATCCTTTCTACGAAGATGGTTATAAATTAGTAGAAGTGCCGTACTTGGGAATGGAACACCAAAGTTCGGTGACTTATGGAAATAAATATCAAAATGGATATTTAGGTCGAGATTTGTCTGGTACGGGTTGGGGTTTGAAATGGGATTTTATCATTATCCACGAGTCGGGGCATGAGTGGTTTGCCAATAATATTACTTATAAGGACGTAGCCGATATGTGGATTCACGAGAGTTTTACGAACTATTCAGAAAGTCTTTACACCGAGTATTATTTTGGCAAAAAAGCAGCATCAGAGTATGTAATTGGTACTCGTAAGGGAATCAGAAATGATATTCCGATTATTGGCTCGTATGATGTGAACAAAAGCGGCTCGGGTGATATGTATCCAAAGGGAGGAAATATGCTTCATACGATTCGCCAAATTACAAATAATGACGAAAAATGGCGTCAAATTTTGAGAGGTTTGAATAAGACTTTTTATCACCAAACCGTTACGACTCAGCAAATCGAAGATTATTTATCGAAAAACGTAGGCCGAGATTTAGATAAGATTTTTGACCAATATTTGCGTGATGTCAGAATTCCTGTTTTGGAATATTCTTTAGAGAATAATAAAATTAGTTATCGTTGGAATAATTGTGTAGAAGGTTTTGATATGCCTGTAAAAGTGACCATTGATGGCGGAAAAGAAGAGTTTATTTATCCAACAACTGCTTGGAAAATCATCAAAGGCAAGTCAGAATTGAAAGTTGATGAGAATTTTTATGTTACTACCAAATTAGTAACGAAGTAA
- a CDS encoding glycosyltransferase family 2 protein, which produces MCKLLLVVPCYNEQEILEKTYSTLLTYFSELKERNAITADSKICFVNDGSRDSTWIIIDSICKRDANVIGLKLSRNFGHQAALVAGLLHHKNQFDCYISIDADLQDDLRAIDSMLEKYKEGSKIVYGVRNDRSSDSFFKRFTAETFYKLMQRMGVPTVYNHADFRLIDNQVLAEFSNFGETNLFIRGIIPMIGFQSDKVYYKRLEREAGESKYPLKKMLIFAWNGITSFSTVPMKLVLWFGVINFLIAMGITVWVLVCKLFGFTVQGWTSIVLPMTFFSGSNMIAIGLIGEYVGKIYEEVKARPRYIIETVLNEENN; this is translated from the coding sequence ATGTGTAAACTCCTTTTAGTTGTTCCGTGCTACAATGAGCAAGAAATTCTTGAGAAAACTTACAGTACTTTATTGACCTATTTCTCAGAATTGAAGGAGCGAAATGCCATCACAGCTGATAGTAAAATTTGCTTTGTGAATGACGGAAGCCGAGATTCGACATGGATAATCATTGATAGTATCTGTAAAAGAGATGCCAACGTGATTGGTTTAAAACTTTCTCGCAATTTTGGCCATCAAGCGGCCTTAGTAGCAGGCTTACTACACCATAAAAACCAATTTGATTGCTATATTTCGATTGATGCCGACCTTCAAGATGACCTCCGTGCGATAGACAGCATGCTTGAAAAATATAAAGAAGGCTCAAAAATTGTCTATGGAGTTCGCAATGATAGAAGCAGTGATTCGTTTTTTAAACGTTTTACCGCCGAGACTTTCTATAAATTAATGCAAAGAATGGGCGTACCTACCGTTTACAATCATGCAGATTTTAGACTGATTGATAATCAGGTACTAGCAGAATTTTCGAACTTTGGAGAAACCAACCTTTTTATTCGCGGAATCATTCCAATGATTGGCTTCCAGAGCGATAAAGTGTATTACAAACGCTTAGAACGCGAGGCGGGAGAATCGAAATATCCACTTAAGAAAATGCTTATTTTCGCTTGGAATGGTATTACATCTTTTTCTACAGTTCCGATGAAATTGGTACTTTGGTTTGGTGTTATAAACTTCCTCATTGCGATGGGAATTACGGTTTGGGTATTGGTATGCAAACTATTTGGGTTCACGGTTCAGGGCTGGACTTCTATCGTCTTACCAATGACTTTCTTTAGTGGCTCTAATATGATTGCCATTGGCCTGATTGGTGAATACGTAGGCAAAATTTACGAAGAGGTAAAAGCCCGACCAAGATATATCATTGAAACGGTTCTGAATGAAGAAAATAATTAA
- a CDS encoding PorZ beta-propeller-like domain-containing protein codes for MKKIIKNLTRLHRNKALFKLKQCLFFVLIFSGVYAQIPTNTWRTHADYFNARGLEIVEKNKIYCFSKNGFFFFDKTNNQTTTLSKLDNLSETSIAQIRYSSTLKTLLIAYQTGNLDFMSVNAEGKPDGIKNLNFIKNTDAIQGSKSINQIEFKDDFAYLAADFGLVLVDVKKQEIKETYQNLGKEGKKVGIKQLTFARDSIFLNTTDGILGAKFSNNINLQFYGNWKTIIDNQLFKAPVFPKDALIVSPIEQETDTEGKTWIADSQNGLISNLQGSFKTFSPNGVKGDIFSVYSQNQKIHASGIWGNTFNDNIWQNVALNQLPQNNKTITDTYGYRWQINGQILSVADPATNRLRYYTSSNELPSIYVNSIALDRDNLLWIGTTNGVAVIITSKDIFTTSTKPYTPFYKTRRLLLQEVVNKIVVDGGNRKWIATQNGLNLFSASADEQILNFTEENSPLFSKNVIDLALDPLSGELFVLTQEGLLSYRSDASDANENFSKIKIFPNPVRPEFSGELTITGLRENTNIKITDAAGRLIHETKSNGGTAIWNLQTPQGERASTGIYMILGVSEDGSEKFVGKFVVIK; via the coding sequence ATGAAGAAAATAATTAAAAATCTAACAAGATTACATAGAAATAAGGCATTGTTTAAGCTCAAACAATGCCTATTTTTTGTTTTGATATTTTCTGGTGTATATGCACAAATTCCAACCAATACTTGGCGAACACACGCCGATTATTTCAATGCCCGTGGCTTAGAGATTGTTGAAAAAAACAAAATTTACTGCTTCTCGAAAAATGGATTTTTCTTTTTTGATAAAACAAATAATCAAACAACAACTCTCTCCAAACTTGATAATCTGAGTGAAACAAGTATCGCTCAAATTCGATACAGTTCTACTCTAAAAACGCTACTCATTGCCTACCAAACTGGTAATTTAGATTTTATGAGTGTCAATGCCGAAGGTAAGCCAGATGGAATTAAAAACTTAAATTTTATTAAAAACACCGATGCCATTCAAGGCAGTAAAAGCATCAATCAAATTGAGTTCAAAGATGATTTTGCCTATTTGGCTGCTGATTTTGGCTTAGTATTAGTTGATGTAAAAAAGCAAGAAATTAAGGAAACCTACCAAAATCTTGGTAAAGAAGGCAAAAAAGTAGGCATTAAACAACTTACTTTTGCTCGGGATAGTATCTTTCTAAACACCACTGATGGCATATTAGGAGCAAAATTTTCCAATAACATTAATTTACAATTTTATGGCAATTGGAAAACCATCATCGATAATCAACTTTTCAAGGCTCCTGTCTTTCCTAAAGACGCTCTCATTGTTTCGCCTATTGAACAAGAAACCGATACTGAAGGAAAAACTTGGATAGCAGATTCTCAAAATGGCTTAATTTCTAATCTGCAAGGAAGTTTTAAAACTTTTAGCCCAAATGGTGTGAAGGGTGATATATTTTCCGTTTATTCTCAGAACCAGAAAATTCATGCGAGTGGGATTTGGGGCAATACTTTCAATGATAACATCTGGCAAAATGTAGCACTCAATCAATTACCGCAAAACAATAAAACAATTACGGATACTTATGGTTATCGTTGGCAAATAAATGGGCAAATATTAAGTGTGGCCGACCCCGCCACGAATCGCTTACGATATTATACTTCCAGCAATGAGCTACCAAGCATCTATGTCAATTCTATAGCTTTAGACCGAGATAATTTACTTTGGATTGGTACTACCAATGGAGTAGCTGTGATTATTACTTCAAAAGATATTTTTACTACATCAACCAAACCTTATACGCCTTTTTACAAAACCCGCCGATTACTTTTACAAGAGGTTGTCAACAAAATTGTAGTGGATGGTGGAAATAGAAAATGGATTGCCACACAAAATGGTCTGAATCTTTTTTCTGCCTCAGCAGATGAACAAATCTTAAATTTTACAGAAGAAAATAGCCCGCTTTTTTCAAAAAATGTCATTGATTTAGCCCTTGACCCGCTTTCGGGCGAACTATTTGTGCTTACCCAAGAAGGCCTCCTTTCTTACCGAAGTGATGCTTCAGATGCCAATGAAAATTTTAGTAAAATCAAAATCTTTCCGAATCCTGTTCGGCCAGAGTTTTCGGGAGAGCTAACCATTACAGGTTTAAGAGAAAATACCAATATCAAAATAACCGATGCCGCAGGACGGCTGATTCACGAAACTAAATCGAATGGCGGAACGGCCATTTGGAATCTCCAAACTCCACAAGGTGAACGTGCTTCTACGGGTATTTACATGATTTTGGGAGTATCAGAAGATGGTTCGGAGAAGTTTGTTGGAAAATTTGTTGTAATCAAATAA
- a CDS encoding isochorismate synthase, translated as MTTTVIENSTFRQNLWNSAQSLAFPTALWRLPKQTEKHFLISFDGIPQKSKIDFEELGSGFAFSPFENPDGQQTLFLKADLHYIFDINESNTNEFVKEVITPSALNPNFVALTNGLSKANPPKQKKQISKQTQPEDFIQLVNQAISEIKRDVFKKVVLSRTKQIVLPSNFDVVSTFDKLCQAYPSAFVSAVSLPHLGVVWMGASPETLVSQDSKGIFRTMALAGTQSAYDADGNLIKTSEALWRQKEIEEQSFVTRYIINCLKKIRVREFEEEGPKTVIAGNLMHLRTDILIDTIAINFPQLATVMLDLLHPTSAVCGMPKADATAFILANEGYDREFYSGFLGPVNIQKGNGETESQIFVNLRTMKVEDNLATLYAGCGITIDSNPEKEWQETEMKTQTLGKILNTEI; from the coding sequence ATGACAACAACAGTTATTGAAAATAGTACTTTCCGCCAAAATCTTTGGAATTCTGCCCAAAGTCTTGCTTTTCCAACAGCCTTATGGCGTTTACCTAAACAAACTGAAAAGCACTTTCTTATTTCCTTTGACGGAATTCCACAAAAATCTAAAATTGACTTTGAAGAGCTTGGTTCTGGATTTGCGTTTTCCCCATTTGAAAATCCTGATGGGCAGCAAACACTTTTTTTAAAAGCTGATTTACACTACATTTTCGATATTAATGAGTCTAATACCAACGAATTTGTAAAAGAGGTTATTACACCATCGGCACTGAACCCAAACTTCGTGGCACTTACGAATGGCCTTAGCAAGGCTAATCCGCCCAAACAAAAAAAACAAATTTCTAAGCAAACACAACCAGAAGATTTTATTCAACTTGTCAATCAAGCAATTAGTGAAATAAAACGAGATGTTTTTAAGAAAGTTGTCCTTTCACGCACCAAACAAATAGTACTACCTTCGAATTTCGATGTCGTAAGTACATTTGATAAACTTTGCCAAGCTTATCCATCTGCTTTTGTTTCAGCAGTTTCATTGCCACATTTGGGAGTAGTTTGGATGGGAGCTTCGCCAGAAACCTTGGTAAGTCAAGATTCAAAAGGTATTTTTCGTACTATGGCTTTGGCTGGTACACAATCGGCATACGATGCAGACGGTAATCTGATTAAAACTTCTGAAGCTTTATGGCGACAAAAAGAAATCGAAGAGCAATCGTTCGTTACAAGATATATTATTAACTGTTTGAAGAAAATTAGGGTACGAGAATTTGAGGAGGAAGGTCCTAAAACTGTTATTGCAGGCAATCTGATGCACTTACGCACTGATATTCTGATTGATACAATTGCTATTAATTTCCCACAATTAGCAACTGTAATGCTCGATTTACTTCACCCTACTTCGGCCGTTTGCGGAATGCCTAAAGCAGATGCCACAGCCTTTATTTTAGCGAACGAAGGTTATGATAGAGAATTTTACAGTGGTTTTCTCGGCCCAGTAAACATACAAAAGGGAAATGGAGAAACGGAATCTCAAATATTCGTAAATTTAAGGACGATGAAAGTCGAAGATAATTTGGCTACTCTTTACGCTGGATGCGGCATTACGATTGATTCAAACCCTGAAAAAGAGTGGCAAGAAACTGAAATGAAAACCCAAACTTTGGGTAAAATATTAAATACTGAGATTTGA
- a CDS encoding SGNH/GDSL hydrolase family protein: protein MIAIYTIVCLVLALLLIYFWLYQKVSKHIPENYPNAANLQKIDSNKKTLVCFGDSNTHGNVSYNWVNDLRSELDDYWVFNAGVNSDLTYTLLRRISDVIAAKPDLITILIGTNDVNATMNIKMEKRYQQLGRIGKDISPNFEDFKANYQQIIQILKQKTSAKIAVMSLPVMGEDLAHEANLRADKYSEFIKQLASDENLLYLPLREKQKAFLENNPQPLKHTFEETYILLNYSVIWHYIFGKSWDYVTAKHGFQLTPDNLHQNSIAGGMIRDLVKEAILKNK from the coding sequence ATGATAGCCATTTATACCATTGTTTGTTTAGTTTTAGCTTTGTTGCTTATCTATTTTTGGTTATACCAGAAAGTTTCGAAGCATATTCCAGAAAACTACCCGAATGCAGCCAATCTACAAAAAATTGACTCCAATAAAAAGACCTTAGTTTGTTTTGGTGATAGTAATACACACGGAAATGTGAGTTACAACTGGGTAAATGATTTGCGTTCGGAACTCGATGATTATTGGGTGTTTAATGCAGGAGTTAACTCAGATTTGACTTACACATTGCTCCGAAGAATATCCGATGTGATTGCCGCGAAGCCAGATTTAATTACGATTTTGATAGGGACAAATGATGTAAATGCCACAATGAACATAAAAATGGAAAAACGCTACCAACAATTAGGTAGAATTGGAAAAGATATTTCTCCAAACTTTGAAGATTTTAAGGCAAATTATCAACAAATTATTCAAATTCTAAAGCAAAAAACTTCGGCTAAAATTGCGGTGATGTCGCTGCCTGTAATGGGCGAAGACCTTGCACATGAGGCAAATTTACGAGCTGATAAATACAGCGAATTTATTAAACAATTAGCCAGTGATGAAAACTTATTGTATTTACCTCTACGCGAAAAACAAAAGGCTTTTTTAGAAAACAATCCTCAGCCATTAAAGCATACTTTTGAAGAAACCTATATCTTACTCAATTACTCGGTTATTTGGCATTACATTTTCGGAAAATCTTGGGATTACGTTACAGCCAAGCATGGTTTTCAATTAACTCCTGATAATCTCCATCAAAATTCTATCGCCGGTGGTATGATTCGTGACTTAGTAAAAGAAGCGATTTTAAAAAATAAATAA